The following coding sequences lie in one Lelliottia jeotgali genomic window:
- a CDS encoding Fumarate respiration sensor kinase protein DcuS, with translation MSDLQPLATTRKRPMKLNTLVTLMVCSVIGSVLLVIFALYFVQVTRATRDGVKDTALAIARTLADSPDVKRGLQFSPENSPIQSVADAIARRNDLLFAVVTNMQGVRYSHPDNTLLGKHFIGEDIKPALEGKENVSVNHGVLAEALRVFTPVYNDQHQQIGVVAIGISLNKVDEQISRSRWNVIWTVLFSALMGTLGTWGLVHLLKRILFGLEPYEISALFEQRQAMLQSLKEGVIAVDSQGRVTMINHAARQILLLPAHSADEPRHMPMLASLRRVSQTGKALQDQEIDCNGRLLLCNTFPVRSQSAVIGAISTFRDKTEVRELMQRMDGMVSYVDALRTHSHEFMNKLHVILGLLHMKRYDKLEEYVLQTAQNYQTDIGAIQNKIKSPVIAGFLLGKINRAKEAGFTLTLADECQVPDTPNTEQVTVLITVLGNLIENALDAMSSQAEGEVGLLMHYQNGWLSCEISDDGPGIDPARLENIFTKGFSTKGENRGVGLFLARQQLEKLGGDITVESEPGVFTQFFVQIPWDSERKIA, from the coding sequence ATGAGCGATTTGCAGCCTTTAGCCACGACGCGCAAGCGCCCAATGAAGCTCAACACGCTGGTCACGCTGATGGTGTGTAGCGTGATTGGTTCGGTTTTACTGGTCATTTTTGCGCTCTACTTTGTGCAGGTTACCCGCGCGACCCGCGATGGCGTAAAGGACACCGCGCTCGCCATCGCCCGCACGCTGGCCGACAGCCCCGACGTGAAACGCGGTCTGCAATTCTCGCCGGAAAACAGTCCAATTCAGTCTGTCGCTGACGCGATCGCCCGCCGCAACGATCTGCTCTTCGCTGTCGTTACCAATATGCAGGGCGTGCGTTATTCCCACCCGGACAATACCCTGTTGGGTAAACATTTTATCGGCGAGGACATCAAACCAGCGCTTGAAGGAAAGGAAAATGTCTCGGTCAACCACGGCGTACTGGCCGAGGCCCTGCGCGTGTTCACCCCGGTTTATAATGACCAGCATCAGCAGATCGGCGTAGTCGCCATTGGTATTTCGCTCAACAAAGTGGATGAGCAGATCAGCCGCAGCCGCTGGAACGTTATCTGGACAGTGCTGTTCAGCGCGCTGATGGGAACGCTCGGCACCTGGGGACTGGTGCATCTGCTCAAACGGATTTTGTTCGGGCTTGAGCCTTACGAAATCTCCGCCCTGTTCGAGCAACGTCAGGCGATGCTGCAATCACTGAAAGAGGGTGTCATCGCGGTCGACAGCCAGGGCCGCGTGACGATGATTAACCACGCCGCCCGCCAGATCCTGCTGCTGCCCGCACACAGCGCCGACGAGCCGCGCCACATGCCGATGCTCGCCTCTCTGCGTCGGGTTTCGCAGACCGGAAAAGCGCTACAGGATCAGGAGATCGACTGTAACGGGCGTTTGCTGCTGTGCAATACCTTCCCGGTCAGGAGTCAAAGCGCGGTGATTGGCGCAATCAGTACCTTCCGCGACAAAACTGAAGTCCGTGAGTTAATGCAGCGGATGGATGGCATGGTGAGTTACGTCGATGCCCTGCGCACCCATTCCCACGAATTTATGAACAAGCTGCATGTGATCCTCGGCCTGTTGCATATGAAACGTTACGATAAGCTGGAAGAATATGTTCTTCAGACCGCGCAGAATTATCAGACTGATATCGGCGCGATTCAGAATAAAATTAAATCACCGGTCATCGCCGGATTCCTGCTGGGGAAAATCAACCGCGCCAAGGAAGCCGGATTTACCCTGACGCTGGCGGACGAGTGCCAGGTGCCGGACACGCCCAATACCGAGCAGGTCACAGTACTAATTACCGTGCTGGGCAATCTTATCGAAAATGCGCTGGATGCCATGAGCAGCCAGGCCGAGGGCGAAGTCGGCCTGCTGATGCATTATCAGAATGGCTGGCTAAGCTGTGAAATCAGTGACGACGGCCCAGGAATTGACCCCGCGCGGCTGGAAAATATTTTTACGAAGGGTTTTTCTACTAAAGGTGAAAACCGGGGTGTGGGACTCTTCCTTGCTCGCCAACAGCTCGAAAAACTCGGCGGTGATATTACCGTCGAATCTGAGCCAGGCGTATTTACTCAATTTTTTGTTCAGATCCCCTGGGATAGCGAGAGGAAAATCGCGTGA
- a CDS encoding Fumarate respiration transcriptional regulator DcuR, producing MVADLNRLYVNRVEGFSCCGVASTLNQAEAVINNPAQPVDLVLLDVYMQQDNGLDLLPVIRASGRPIDVIMISSASDATTIQTSMHYGVVDYLIKPFQFPRFEEALNGWKEKKQLMGSHQYYEQADVDRILHGGAPELADSKRLPKGLTPQTLRTICQWIDGHPDAEFSTDDLANAVSISRVSCRKYLIWLAQITILFTSIHYGATGRPVYRYRLQPEQVGLLRQYCQ from the coding sequence ATGGTGGCCGACCTTAACCGTCTGTATGTTAACCGGGTTGAGGGTTTTAGCTGCTGCGGCGTAGCCTCCACGCTGAACCAGGCCGAAGCGGTCATTAATAATCCCGCGCAGCCTGTCGATCTGGTGCTGCTCGATGTCTATATGCAGCAGGATAACGGCCTGGATCTGCTGCCGGTGATTCGCGCCTCTGGTCGCCCGATCGACGTTATCATGATTTCTTCGGCCTCAGATGCCACGACGATCCAGACCTCGATGCATTACGGGGTGGTGGATTATTTGATTAAGCCTTTCCAGTTCCCGCGTTTTGAAGAAGCGCTGAACGGCTGGAAGGAGAAGAAGCAGCTGATGGGCTCGCATCAGTATTACGAGCAGGCGGACGTCGACCGTATTCTGCACGGCGGCGCGCCGGAGCTGGCGGACAGCAAGCGTCTGCCGAAAGGCTTAACCCCGCAGACCCTGCGCACGATTTGTCAGTGGATTGACGGGCACCCCGATGCGGAATTTTCCACCGACGACCTGGCTAACGCGGTCAGTATCTCCCGCGTTTCGTGTCGTAAATACCTGATTTGGCTGGCACAGATTACGATTCTCTTCACCAGCATCCACTACGGGGCCACCGGGCGCCCGGTGTATCGCTACCGATTACAGCCGGAACAGGTCGGGCTGCTCAGGCAATATTGCCAGTAA
- a CDS encoding thiamin biosynthesis lipoprotein ApbE, with amino-acid sequence MSDNCVYSYTATLMGSPILLKLFSSNEALASRVFRLIKQYEDLLTVNRAPSQVMDINHAAGKHAVSVSRPVYELIRVAKAASMLENSAFNLAIGPLVKRWKIGFKGDSVPPAEEITALLAITNPADVLLDDNASSVFLTQPGMEIDLGAIAKGYIADRVRDYLRKEGETLGLINLGGNIQTLGAPEGGWSLGIKTPFGGADELVGSLVVENKSVVTSGTYERFFEHDGKRYHHILNPRTGYPLDNELDSVTIISTNSIDGDIWTTLIYGMGVEKGCAALRTRPDIEAIFVTKSKEVVLSSMQHFRFRLLDNRYRLTGNIA; translated from the coding sequence ATGTCTGATAACTGCGTCTACAGCTATACCGCCACCCTGATGGGCTCCCCCATTCTCCTGAAGCTTTTCTCCAGTAACGAAGCGCTCGCCTCACGCGTGTTTCGCCTCATCAAACAGTACGAAGATCTGCTTACCGTCAACCGCGCACCCTCGCAGGTGATGGACATTAACCACGCTGCCGGAAAACATGCGGTCAGCGTCAGCCGTCCGGTTTATGAATTGATCCGCGTGGCGAAAGCCGCAAGCATGCTTGAGAACAGCGCCTTCAACCTCGCGATTGGCCCGCTGGTAAAACGCTGGAAGATTGGCTTCAAGGGCGATAGCGTCCCGCCCGCAGAAGAGATTACGGCACTGCTGGCGATCACCAATCCAGCCGACGTATTGCTCGACGACAATGCCAGCAGCGTGTTTCTGACCCAACCGGGTATGGAGATCGATCTCGGTGCCATCGCCAAAGGCTACATCGCCGACCGGGTGCGAGACTACCTGCGCAAAGAGGGCGAAACGCTCGGGTTGATTAACCTTGGGGGCAATATTCAGACCCTCGGCGCGCCGGAGGGCGGCTGGTCACTCGGCATCAAAACGCCCTTCGGCGGCGCGGATGAATTAGTGGGATCGCTGGTGGTGGAAAATAAATCGGTGGTGACATCGGGCACTTACGAACGCTTCTTTGAACATGACGGCAAGCGCTATCACCACATTCTTAACCCGCGTACCGGCTATCCGCTGGATAACGAACTCGACAGCGTGACGATCATCTCTACCAACTCCATCGACGGCGATATCTGGACCACGCTGATTTACGGGATGGGCGTGGAGAAGGGCTGTGCCGCGCTGCGCACGCGGCCTGATATTGAAGCGATCTTTGTGACTAAATCCAAAGAGGTCGTGCTCTCGTCAATGCAGCATTTTCGCTTCCGGCTGCTGGATAACCGCTATCGCCTTACTGGCAATATTGCCTGA
- a CDS encoding NADH:flavin oxidoreductase, whose product MSTNERILSPFTLPNGTELKNRLLMAPMTTCTGYYDGTVTSELVEYYRARSGSIGTIIVECCFVDDLGLAFPGAIGIDNDEKIAGLAKIADAIKSKGSKALLQIYHGGRMVDPKLIGGRTPVGPSAVAAPRDGAATPVALTTEEVEGMIGKFGEAVRRAIQAGFDGVEIHGANTYLIQQFYSPNSNQREDEWGGSRDNRAKFPLAVLEITHKMVRQYADDAFIIGYRFSPEEMEVPGIRFDDTLYLLEKLAARGLDYLHFSVGATLRPSIVDTQDPTPLIEKYRAMRSETLAQIPVMGVGGVVNAADVNEALDHGYDLIAVGRATIAYPDWTDRIRDGETLELFMDSTQREALNIPEPLWRFSLVEAMIRDMSMGESKFKAGLFTETVQDDVNELVINVSLETDRIADIELASGPTQDVEFVSSFEEIRSRILDANTPHVDAITGATSQSEAVKKAVSKAMLKSSKVLAAEEGVDPNEAKQFDVVVVGSGGAGLAAAIQAHDEGASVLIVEKMPTIGGNTIKASAGMNAAETRFQRVQGIQDSKELFYQESLKGGHNKNNPELLRRFVENAPEAIEWLATRGIMLNGITTTGGMSIERTHRPKDGSAVGGYLISGLVRNVNKRNIDVMLDTSVSDIIFEDGEVKGVRLTTEENETVTVSTRSVIMATGGFSANSSMVVKYRPDLDGFVTTNHKGATGGGIALLERIGAGTVDMGEIQIHPTVEQNTSYLISESIRGGGAILVSQKGSRFFNEMETRDKVSAQIIALPEKYAYIVFDEHVRAKNKAADEYIAKGLVTSASSPEALAKTLGMDKNTFLDTLERYNGFVAKQHDDDFGRTTALRAPVNEGPFHAIRIAPGVHHTMGGVTINTQTCVLNSDKQVIPGAFAAGEVVGGIHGGNRIGGNAVADIIIFGTLAGHQAAMRAKQ is encoded by the coding sequence ATGAGCACTAACGAACGCATCCTTAGTCCTTTCACATTACCGAATGGTACCGAACTCAAAAACCGCTTGTTAATGGCACCGATGACCACCTGTACCGGTTATTACGACGGCACGGTGACCAGCGAGCTGGTGGAATACTACCGTGCGCGCTCCGGCAGCATCGGTACCATCATCGTTGAATGCTGCTTTGTTGACGATCTGGGCCTGGCTTTCCCTGGCGCTATCGGTATCGATAACGATGAGAAAATCGCCGGGCTGGCAAAAATTGCCGACGCGATTAAATCTAAAGGCTCTAAAGCGCTGCTGCAGATCTACCACGGCGGTCGCATGGTCGACCCGAAACTGATTGGTGGCCGTACCCCGGTCGGCCCAAGCGCCGTGGCCGCACCGCGCGATGGCGCAGCTACTCCGGTGGCATTAACCACTGAAGAAGTGGAAGGCATGATCGGCAAGTTCGGTGAAGCGGTTCGTCGTGCAATTCAGGCGGGCTTTGACGGCGTCGAAATTCACGGCGCGAACACCTATCTGATTCAGCAGTTCTACTCCCCGAACTCCAACCAGCGTGAAGACGAGTGGGGCGGCAGCCGCGACAACCGCGCAAAATTCCCGCTGGCAGTGCTTGAAATCACTCACAAAATGGTTCGTCAGTATGCGGATGACGCGTTCATTATCGGCTACCGCTTCTCTCCAGAAGAGATGGAAGTCCCCGGTATTCGTTTTGACGACACCCTGTACCTGCTGGAAAAACTGGCCGCACGCGGTCTGGATTACCTGCACTTCTCCGTTGGCGCAACGCTGCGCCCGTCCATCGTCGACACCCAGGACCCAACGCCACTTATCGAGAAATACCGCGCCATGCGTTCCGAAACGCTCGCGCAAATTCCGGTGATGGGGGTGGGTGGCGTAGTGAACGCCGCCGATGTGAACGAGGCGCTGGACCACGGTTACGATCTGATTGCCGTGGGTCGCGCGACTATCGCCTATCCCGACTGGACCGACCGTATTCGCGACGGCGAAACGCTGGAGCTGTTTATGGACAGCACCCAACGCGAAGCGCTGAACATCCCAGAACCGCTGTGGCGTTTCTCGCTGGTGGAAGCGATGATCCGCGACATGAGCATGGGCGAATCGAAATTTAAAGCTGGCCTGTTCACCGAAACTGTGCAGGACGATGTTAACGAATTAGTGATTAACGTGAGTCTCGAAACGGACCGTATCGCTGACATCGAACTGGCATCTGGCCCGACTCAGGATGTGGAATTTGTCAGCAGCTTTGAAGAGATCCGCAGCCGTATTCTTGATGCCAACACCCCGCACGTGGATGCCATCACCGGCGCGACCAGCCAGAGCGAAGCCGTGAAAAAAGCGGTTTCCAAAGCGATGCTGAAATCCAGCAAAGTACTGGCGGCAGAAGAGGGCGTCGATCCGAACGAAGCGAAACAGTTTGATGTCGTGGTTGTCGGTTCCGGTGGTGCTGGTCTGGCGGCCGCGATTCAGGCGCATGATGAAGGGGCCAGCGTGCTGATCGTCGAGAAAATGCCCACCATCGGCGGGAACACCATTAAAGCATCTGCCGGGATGAACGCCGCAGAAACACGCTTCCAGCGCGTACAAGGCATCCAGGACAGCAAAGAGCTGTTCTACCAGGAATCCCTGAAAGGCGGTCACAACAAGAACAATCCAGAACTGCTGCGTCGCTTTGTGGAAAACGCGCCAGAAGCGATTGAATGGCTGGCAACTCGCGGGATCATGCTGAACGGTATCACGACCACCGGTGGGATGAGCATCGAACGTACTCACCGTCCAAAAGACGGCTCTGCGGTAGGCGGATATCTGATCAGCGGTCTGGTGCGTAATGTCAACAAACGCAATATCGACGTGATGCTTGATACCTCCGTCAGCGACATTATTTTTGAAGATGGCGAAGTGAAAGGGGTGCGTCTGACCACCGAAGAGAACGAAACGGTCACCGTTTCAACTCGCAGCGTGATCATGGCGACTGGCGGTTTCAGCGCCAACAGCAGCATGGTCGTCAAATATCGCCCGGATCTGGACGGTTTTGTCACCACCAACCACAAAGGGGCCACCGGTGGTGGTATCGCGCTGCTGGAACGTATTGGCGCAGGCACTGTGGATATGGGCGAAATTCAGATCCACCCGACCGTGGAGCAAAACACGTCGTATCTGATTTCCGAATCTATTCGTGGCGGTGGCGCTATCCTGGTTAGCCAGAAGGGCAGCCGTTTCTTCAACGAAATGGAAACCCGCGACAAAGTCTCGGCGCAGATCATCGCCCTGCCGGAAAAATACGCCTACATCGTGTTTGATGAGCACGTTCGCGCGAAAAACAAAGCGGCGGATGAGTACATTGCCAAAGGTCTGGTCACCAGCGCCAGCTCGCCAGAAGCGCTGGCAAAAACGCTGGGCATGGATAAAAACACCTTCCTCGACACGCTGGAACGCTACAACGGTTTTGTCGCAAAACAGCATGACGATGATTTTGGCCGCACCACTGCACTGCGCGCGCCAGTCAACGAAGGCCCGTTCCACGCAATCCGTATCGCCCCAGGCGTGCATCACACGATGGGCGGTGTGACCATTAACACTCAAACCTGCGTGTTGAATAGCGACAAACAGGTGATTCCGGGCGCATTTGCGGCGGGTGAAGTGGTCGGCGGCATCCACGGCGGGAACCGTATCGGCGGTAACGCCGTGGCAGATATCATTATTTTTGGTACTCTGGCCGGACATCAGGCGGCGATGCGCGCAAAACAGTAA
- a CDS encoding Fumarate hydratase class I, anaerobic encodes MSNKAFYYQNPFPLAHDDTEYYLLTKEHVSVAHFNGQEILQVAPEALTLLAQQAFHDAAFMLRPSHQKQVAAILNDPQASENDKYVALQFLRNSEIAAKGVLPTCQDTGTAIIMGKKGQRVWSGGGDEAALSQGVYNTYIEDNLRYSQNAALDMYKEVNTGTNLPAQIDLYSVDGDEYKFLCMAKGGGSANKTYLYQETKALITPAKLKNYLVEKMRSLGTAACPPYHIAFVIGGTSAESTLKTVKLASTRYYDGLPTEGNEHGQAFRDVQLEQELLLEAQNLGLGAQFGGKYFAHDIRVIRLPRHGASCPVGMGVSCSADRNIKAKINRDGIWIEKLEHNPGQYIPESLRQQGEGEVVSINLNQPMSEIQAQLSAHPVSTRLSLNGTIIVARDIAHAKLKELLDNGEELPQYVKDHPIYYAGPAKTPEGYASGSLGPTTAGRMDSYVDLLQSHGASMVMLAKGNRSQQVTDACHKHGGFYLGSIGGPAAVLAQNSIKSLECVAYPELGMEAIWKIEVENFPAFILVDDKGNDFFQQIQNKQCAGCAQR; translated from the coding sequence ATGTCGAACAAAGCCTTTTACTATCAGAATCCCTTCCCTCTCGCACACGACGACACCGAATACTATCTGCTGACCAAAGAACATGTGTCTGTTGCCCACTTTAACGGCCAGGAAATTCTTCAGGTTGCGCCCGAAGCCCTGACTTTACTCGCTCAGCAGGCGTTCCACGACGCGGCCTTTATGCTGCGCCCTTCGCACCAGAAACAGGTTGCGGCGATCCTGAACGACCCACAAGCCAGCGAGAACGATAAATACGTCGCTCTGCAGTTCCTGCGCAACTCTGAAATCGCGGCCAAAGGCGTGCTGCCAACCTGCCAGGACACCGGCACGGCGATCATCATGGGCAAAAAAGGCCAGCGCGTCTGGAGCGGCGGCGGTGACGAAGCGGCCCTGAGCCAGGGCGTGTACAACACCTACATCGAAGATAACCTGCGCTACTCTCAGAACGCGGCGCTGGATATGTATAAAGAGGTGAACACCGGCACCAACCTGCCGGCGCAGATTGACCTCTACAGCGTGGACGGAGATGAATACAAGTTCCTGTGCATGGCGAAAGGCGGCGGTTCCGCCAATAAAACCTACCTCTATCAGGAAACCAAAGCGCTGATCACCCCGGCCAAATTGAAAAATTACCTGGTCGAGAAGATGCGTTCCCTGGGAACAGCGGCTTGCCCTCCATACCATATCGCCTTTGTGATTGGCGGAACTTCCGCGGAAAGCACCCTCAAAACGGTGAAACTGGCTTCGACTCGCTACTACGACGGCCTGCCGACGGAAGGTAACGAACACGGTCAGGCGTTCCGCGATGTTCAGCTGGAACAGGAGCTGCTGCTGGAAGCGCAGAACCTGGGTCTGGGTGCGCAGTTCGGCGGGAAATACTTCGCCCACGATATCCGCGTGATCCGTCTCCCGCGCCACGGTGCTTCCTGCCCTGTCGGCATGGGCGTCTCCTGCTCGGCCGACCGTAACATCAAAGCCAAAATCAACCGCGACGGGATCTGGATTGAGAAGCTGGAACACAATCCGGGCCAGTATATTCCTGAATCACTGCGCCAGCAGGGTGAAGGCGAAGTGGTCAGCATTAACCTGAATCAGCCGATGAGTGAAATCCAGGCGCAACTCTCTGCCCACCCAGTTTCCACCCGTCTGTCCCTGAATGGCACCATTATCGTGGCGCGTGATATCGCCCATGCGAAGCTGAAAGAGTTGCTGGATAACGGCGAAGAACTACCGCAGTACGTGAAAGATCACCCGATCTACTACGCGGGCCCGGCGAAGACACCTGAAGGGTATGCTTCTGGCTCTTTAGGCCCAACTACCGCAGGGCGTATGGACTCGTATGTGGATTTACTGCAATCCCACGGTGCGAGCATGGTGATGCTGGCGAAAGGCAACCGCAGCCAGCAGGTGACAGACGCATGCCACAAGCACGGCGGTTTCTACCTCGGCAGCATTGGCGGCCCGGCGGCGGTACTGGCGCAAAACAGCATTAAGAGTCTGGAGTGCGTGGCGTATCCTGAGCTCGGAATGGAAGCCATCTGGAAAATTGAAGTCGAGAACTTCCCGGCGTTTATCCTGGTGGATGACAAAGGCAACGACTTCTTCCAGCAGATCCAGAACAAGCAGTGCGCGGGCTGCGCGCAGCGCTAA
- a CDS encoding Membrane protein with domain: MHILDALLAFSAYFFIGVAMVIVFLFVYTKVTPHDEWQLIKDNNAAAALAFSGTLLGFVIPLSSAAVNSVSILDYLIWGGVAFVVQLLIYAGVRLYMPALGDKISSNHIAAGVFMGVFALAGGILNAACMTW; the protein is encoded by the coding sequence ATGCACATCCTGGATGCTTTACTGGCCTTTTCAGCCTACTTTTTTATCGGCGTGGCAATGGTGATTGTTTTTCTTTTTGTCTACACCAAAGTGACGCCACACGATGAATGGCAGTTGATTAAAGATAATAACGCAGCGGCTGCCCTGGCATTCAGCGGAACGCTGCTGGGTTTTGTCATTCCTCTCTCCAGCGCGGCAGTGAATTCGGTCAGTATTCTGGATTATCTTATCTGGGGCGGCGTGGCCTTTGTCGTACAGCTTCTGATTTACGCAGGGGTCAGGCTATACATGCCAGCGCTGGGAGACAAGATTTCCAGTAATCATATTGCTGCGGGTGTGTTCATGGGCGTTTTTGCTTTGGCGGGCGGCATTCTTAATGCGGCGTGTATGACCTGGTAG